From the Lathyrus oleraceus cultivar Zhongwan6 chromosome 4, CAAS_Psat_ZW6_1.0, whole genome shotgun sequence genome, one window contains:
- the LOC127136938 gene encoding zinc finger BED domain-containing protein DAYSLEEPER: MSIEGDEPVIQTEDEVNESSVPSSKRTKTSMAWECFEKFFDDKGLPKAKCKNCDKIYVARDGGGTLNLIKHSLKYDGRGNGSSYPPLDQEKYREKISEVIVKHNYPFTFVEHEGIVDLLYFLHPDVKSISRNTAKSDVLKVYRKEKEKLKSYL, encoded by the coding sequence ATGTCTATCGAAGGAGATGAACCCGTAATTCAAACTGAGGACGAAGTTAATGAAAGTTCAGTCCCTAgttcaaaaagaacaaaaactTCTATGGCTTGGGAATGTTTTGAAAAGTTTTTTGATGATAAAGGACTCCCAAAGGCAAAATGCAAAAATTGTGATAAAATTTACGTGGCTAGAGATGGTGGTGGCACTTTAAATTTGATAAAACATTCGCTGAAATATGATGGAAGAGGGAATGGATCTTCTTATCCTCCACTTGATCAAGAAAAGTATAGGGAAAAGATTTCTGAGGTAATCGTCAAACACAATTATCCTTTTACTTTTGTCGAACATGAAGGGATAGTTGACTTACTCTATTTTTTGCACCCTGATGTTAAGTCAATTTCTAGAAACACTGCAAAGTCCGATGTTCTTAAGGTGTatagaaaagaaaaagaaaaattaaaatcCTATTTATAG
- the LOC127074938 gene encoding protein DETOXIFICATION 29: MENDNQSLPLLTPLNSSQREQTISTAVFTAKSDDIPPITGARTFAREFLNESKKLWYLAGPAIFTSISQYSLGAVTQVFAGQVGTLQLAAVSIENSVIAGFCLGILLGMGSALETLCGQAFGAGKLDMLGIYMQRSWLILNATAIILSLLYIYAEQLLKLIGQTTAISEAAGLFTLWMIPQLFAYAMNYPIQKFLQAQSKIMAMAWIAAAALVVHTFLSWFLMLHLGWGLVGAAVVLNSSWWFIVVAQIVYVLSGSCGETWSGFSFQAFQNLWGFVRLSLASAVMLCLEVWYFMALILFAGYLENAEVSVDALSICSNILGWTIMASFGMNAAVSVRVSNELGASHPRAAKFSLTVAVISSFLIGLLLSLILIIFREQYPILFSNDPEVRKAVIELTPMLALCIVINNIQPVLSGVAIGAGWQATVAYVNIACYYLFGIPLGLFFGFFLDYGVLGIWSGMLTGTVLQTLILFYMVYRTDWNNEALLAEERISKWGGIKDVKTNDNN; the protein is encoded by the exons ATGGAGAATGATAACCAATCCCTCCCTCTCCTCACACCGTTAAACAGCTCACAACGAGAACAAACCATTAGTACTGCAGTTTTCACCGCTAAATCCGATGACATTCCTCCGATCACCGGCGCCAGAACCTTCGCCAGAGAGTTCCTCAATGAGTCGAAGAAACTCTGGTACCTTGCCGGCCCCGCGATCTTCACCTCCATCTCTCAATACTCTCTCGGCGCTGTTACTCAAGTCTTCGCTGGTCAAGTCGGTACTCTCCAACTCGCCGCCGTCTCTATTGAAAACTCCGTCATCGCCGGTTTCTGCTTAGGCATCCTG TTAGGGATGGGAAGCGCGTTAGAGACGCTATGTGGACAAGCTTTTGGAGCAGGAAAACTTGATATGTTAGGAATATACATGCAAAGATCGTGGTTAATTCTAAATGCCACCGCGATTATTTTAAGTCTTCTCTATATTTACGCTGAGCAACTTCTAAAATTAATAGGCCAGACAACAGCGATATCAGAGGCTGCGGGACTTTTCACATTATGGATGATTCCTCAGCTCTTTGCTTACGCCATGAATTATCCGATTCAGAAGTTTTTGCAAGCGCAGAGTAAGATAATGGCTATGGCGTGGATTGCTGCAGCGGCGTTGGTGGTGCACACGTTCTTGAGTTGGTTTCTTATGTTGCATTTGGGATGGGGACTTGTGGGTGCCGCGGTGGTGCTTAACTCTTCCTGGTGGTTTATTGTGGTGGCTCAAATTGTTTATGTTTTGAGTGGTTCGTGTGGTGAAACGTGGAGTGGGTTTTCTTTTCAAGCTTTTCAGAATCTTTGGGGTTTTGTTCGTCTCTCACTTGCCTCTGCTGTTATGTTATG TCTTGAAGTGTGGTATTTTATGGCATTGATTCTATTCGCTGGATATTTGGAGAATGCAGAGGTTTCAGTGGATGCATTGTCTATATG TTCAAATATATTGGGGTGGACTATCATGGCATCATTTGGAATGAACGCTGCCGTAAG TGTGAGAGTATCAAATGAATTGGGGGCATCTCATCCAAGAGCAGCAAAATTCTCACTTACTGTTGCTGTGATTTCTTCATTTCTGATTGGTCTTCTCCTTTCATTGATTTTGATAATCTTCCGGGAACAATATCCTATATTGTTTTCAAATGATCCAGAAGTGAGAAAGGCAGTGATTGAGTTAACACCAATGTTGGCATTATGCATTGTCATCAACAACATTCAACCTGTTCTTTCAGGAGTTGCCATTGGTGCTGGGTGGCAAGCAACTGTTGCTTATGTAAATATTGCTTGTTACTATCTCTTTGGTATTCCTTTGGGACTCTTCTTTGGGTTCTTTCTTGACTATGGTGTCTTG GGTATCTGGTCTGGAATGTTAACCGGGACCGTTCTGCAAACTCTTATCTTATTCTACATGGTCTATAGAACTGACTGGAATAATGAG GCATTACTTGCGGAAGAAAGGATAAGCAAGTGGGGCGGGATTAAAGATGTGAAGACGAACGATAATAATTGA